In the Fusarium oxysporum f. sp. lycopersici 4287 chromosome 9, whole genome shotgun sequence genome, one interval contains:
- a CDS encoding regulator-Ty1 transposition protein 109, producing MSPPGNGDNSDPKRERSRVAQREYRKRHASKFNTLKDENQRLRNALKRVEKVALKRGGKDQELEAALAEARETLGEESDSRALTTSGSIDTDPISAERLSYLSGFLSSDIMIHAQSLGQNTAPPRLSLEQQLWTNTDRLARIFEAPSDAGKYLGDGLYTFAGTLYWACTRNTVSLWETYKLNMLGKPGLPAQNPMDRLFNHSKHLNDRRFLLSLALARLEYKHKGFIDLPRAGTEIVWKSVLPDLRRKMEQELVEKGQGPEWWKTPGEVENHLRKYLEPAEIDELQALVEGRGSEEVLTKYKPLVEMMIAEFVCFPDGPRWNLLYVAMAVGSWRSDHPKPSELVQDLSASV from the exons ATGTCACCTCCGGGCAATGGAGATAATTCTGAT CCAAAGCGGGAGCGCAGCAGAGTTGCACAGCGCGAGTATCGCAAAAGACATGCCTCAAAGTTCAACACCCTCAAAGATGAGAATCAGAGATTGAGAAATGCTCTGAAAAGAGTTGAGAAGGTCGCGCTGAAGCGTGGTGGAAAGGACCAGGAACTCGAGGCGGCGCTGGCTGAAGCGAGAGAAActcttggagaagagagcgaCAGTCGAGCTTTGACAACTTCTGGCTCAATAGATACTGACCCAATCTCTGCTGAGAGATTATCATATCTTTCAGGGTTTTTGTCGTCGGATATTATGATCCATGCTCAATCGCTTGGACAAAACACCGCGCCTCCTCGTCTAAGTCTAGAGCAGCAACTCTGGACTAACACGGACAGATTGGCCCGTATTTTTGAAGCGCCATCAGATGCAGGCAAATATCTCGGCGATGGTCTTTACACATTTGCAGGAACGTTGTACTGGGCGTGCACAAGAAATACGGTATCGCTATGGGAGACATACAAGCTCAATATGCTCGGTAAACCTGGACTCCCAGCCCAAAACCCCATGGACCGATTATTCAACCACTCAAAGCACTTGAACGATCGAAGATTCCTGCTTTCACTCGCACTGGCTCGCCTAGAGTACAAGCACAAAGGCTTCATCGATCTTCCACGTGCAGGAACCGAAATAGTGTGGAAATCAGTGTTGCCTGATCTACGACGAAAAATGGAACAAGAACTAGTCGAGAAAGGACAGGGGCCCGAATGGTGGAAGACTCCAGGGGAGGTTGAGAACCATTTGCGGAAGTATCTCGAACCAGCTGAGATTGACGAGTTACAGGCTCTCGTGGAGGGGAGAGGGTCAGAGGAGGTTCTGACCAAGTATAAGCCTTTGGTTGAGATGATGATTGCTGAATTTGTCTGTTTTCCGGATGGACCGAGATGGAATCTTTTGTATGTTGCTATGGCTGTTGGAAGTTGGAGGAGTGATCATCCGAAACCTTCAGAGTTGGTGCAAGATTTGAGTGCGAGCGTTTAG
- a CDS encoding regulator-Ty1 transposition protein 109: MTDNGLKSRLASVLPKGHDFTILHISTPPTKTDPLYSPPPNERPERTYCENHFLAVSIDADGKQVLVLGVEVFIYTTARSTTLFVSKADSTGYLTLLNLPKGTPSPIREICATFVGFLVEKRKRKDVQFIVNLFARAQDQYLFPGSVDNTGKHVLDDRGLIKWWCRVLDPLLGPSPKSVEAPWKSSKGYIVVPGLEPNEIRAMTPRRTDGAWEFTHPLERISHYYREFDWVPPRCLIPHFPDDPKSRFRDELDEEAASSQAMKTQGSWKSVKTLDMFWEMMAFRQECSSGRMTGFIWLVFDDKEPEPAANESLPSTNPPSTPKAQRITQITPTTTPRKLFPSKNQPETKTKKKKQKKKLTGPIIPRKPQIKRAKHNYLLDRPAITAYYSWTPEGRGEKIVDEATYKRIVELLLHLDFATLNKAVGSTRRWLSEGGGGGKWGVVVSGTRETPTQTAHGRENGVNNLTGLVKRKRTDSTVDESQNKVNVLGAGLVKKKPKEESKVVNVLSTGLIRKKPKE, encoded by the coding sequence ATGACAGACAACGGTCTAAAATCACGTCTGGCCTCTGTCCTCCCAAAAGGCCACGACTTTACAATCCTCCATATCTCAACACCCCCCACAAAGACCGATCCTCTGTACTCCCCACCACCAAACGAACGGCCCGAGCGAACGTATTGCGAAAACCATTTCCTCGCTGTTTCAATCGATGCAGACGGCAAGCAGGTTTTAGTGTTGGGAGTCGAAGTCTTCATCTATACGACTGCTCGATCGACTACGTTGTTCGTTTCAAAGGCTGATTCAACGGGCTATCTTACGCTTCTCAATCTCCCCAAGGGAACACCGAGTCCTATTCGTGAGATATGCGCCACATTTGTTGGATtccttgttgagaagaggaagaggaaggaTGTACAATTCATCGTCAATTTATTCGCTCGCGCGCAAGATCAATATCTATTTCCTGGAAGTGTCGACAATACGGGGAAACATGTCCTCGATGACCGCGGTCTTATCAAATGGTGGTGTCGTGTGCTCGATCCCTTACTCGGACCTTCGCCAAAGTCGGTAGAAGCACCATGGAAGAGTTCAAAAGGATACATCGTCGTGCCGGGATTGGAGCCAAATGAAATTCGAGCGATGACACCTCGAAGAACAGACGGTGCTTGGGAGTTTACACATCCGCTTGAACGAATATCACATTATTATCGGGAATTTGACTGGGTACCTCCACGATGTCTGATCCCACACTTTCCTGACGATCCCAAATCACGATTCcgagatgagcttgatgaggaggCTGCAAGCTCGCAAGCAATGAAGACACAAGGCAGCTGGAAGAGTGTCAAGACTCTGGATATGTTTTGGGAAATGATGGCTTTCCGACAAGAATGCTCCAGCGGTCGCATGACGGGATTTATCTGGCTAGTCTTTGACGACAAggaaccagaaccagcagcAAACGAGTCTTTGCCATCGACAAATCCGCCGTCAACACCAAAGGCTCAGCGAATTACTCAAATAACACCCACCACAACACCTCGAAAACTCTTCCCCAGCAAGAATCAGCCAGAgaccaagacaaagaagaagaagcagaagaaaaaaCTCACAGGTCCCATTATTCCCCGAAAACCCCAAATCAAGCGGGCCAAACACAATTATCTGCTTGATCGTCCTGCAATTACGGCGTACTACTCATGGACACCTGAAGGCCGTGGTGAGAAGATTGTCGACGAGGCAACCTATAAGCGTATTGTAGAGTTGCTACTGCACCTTGACTTTGCTACCCTCAACAAAGCGGTTGGTAGTACACGCCGCTGGCTGAGTGAaggcggaggtggtggtAAATGGGGTGTTGTTGTATCTGGTACGCGCGAGACGCCAACTCAAACGGCACATGGCCGCGAGAATGGTGTAAACAATCTCACGGGTCTTGTCAAGAGGAAGCGAACCGACTCGACTGTTGATGAGTCTCAAAACAAGGTTAATGTCCTTGGAGCCGGactcgtcaagaagaagccaaaagaAGAGTCCAAGGTTGTAAATGTACTTTCCACTGGTCTGATTAGGAAGAAGCCCAAGGAGTAA